A portion of the Kazachstania africana CBS 2517 chromosome 2, complete genome genome contains these proteins:
- the KAFR0B00117 gene encoding uncharacterized protein: protein MASALAAGLQLYAENNEWEWYKGSAEVGKRNDIVSFDIPKLNMTFFGGQLVTSDYYDIISKYLGEHTANVTFLAQAQTGSGNQISKREEGDYFVTWTFDRGDFNTTVYARPDSVASAAAALSDHISNATTFNKRDNGEWVSFNTYGFNVVASNLWMLDEREQVDEFGPILGGWITSQVQSCTNSPECYAVESKFCLAMGASSTAGDNSIIVGEGYVQAYGGIDSECDGL from the coding sequence ATGGCATCTGCTCTAGCTGCTGGTCTTCAATTATATGCTGAAAACAATGAATGGGAGTGGTACAAAGGTTCAGCCGAAGTgggaaaaagaaatgacaTTGTTAGTTTTGATATTCCTAAACTCAACATGACCTTTTTTGGTGGCCAGCTTGTTACTTCTGACTACTACGACATAATCTCTAAATATCTCGGGGAACACACCGCTAATGTCACTTTTCTGGCACAAGCACAAACTGGTTCTGGAAATCAAATCTCAAAGCGCGAGGAAGGTGATTACTTCGTTACATGGACATTTGATAGAGGCGATTTCAATACCACTGTATATGCTCGTCCCGATAGTGTGGCATCCGCAGCAGCAGCTTTATCAGACCACATATCCAATGCTACCACGTTCAATAAGAGAGATAATGGAGAATGGGTCTCGTTTAATACTTACGGATTCAATGTTGTCGCTTCGAATTTATGGATGCTTGATGAAAGAGAACAGGTGGATGAATTTGGGCCAATTCTTGGTGGTTGGATAACCTCGCAAGTTCAATCATGTACGAACAGTCCAGAATGCTATGCAGTTGAAAGTAAGTTTTGTCTCGCAATGGGAGCTAGTTCTACAGCTGGGgataattcaataattgTCGGAGAAGGATATGTTCAAGCTTACGGAGGCATAGACAGCGAATGTGACGGCTTGTAA
- the KAFR0B00140 gene encoding uncharacterized protein, with protein MCLLTYAAVSTENNSTTLLSNNTDEVTAKYFSPARGNPYLPTDDLYRPYITFQLLSQLYNNHPTKDISLITQNNETGIVAIRTIDIINYSELYEEESNELYSYIDMKLFSQLNALFTGTNVSNKTFENFEKGYYREIIVDSYKNATSHIASTAYKGSNPSFLMSFISLVDTLSTIVSNIYGLVTDGSSNKKHSSTQICGSYSNTVKVDGKEFGYIIYKYSKNGHGCNFAKGSDLEVVLIEAIDTKFPRGITGVCVTLFHDESRVAYAKFIMADSKMNFSDVACEAVSGWDAPGSVAGTVSA; from the coding sequence ATGTGCCTTCTAACCTATGCCGCAGTATCTACTGAAAACAATAGCACAACGCTATTATCAAACAATACTGACGAGGTAACGGCAAAATACTTCTCACCAGCTCGTGGAAATCCTTACCTCCCAACTGACGACTTATACAGGCCCTACATCACTTTTCAGTTATTGAGTCAATTATATAACAATCATCCTACCAAAGACATATCTTTGATAACTCAAAACAATGAAACAGGTATTGTAGCTATTCGTACCATTGacataataaattattccGAATTATATGAAGAAGAGTCCAATGAGCTGTACAGTTACATTGATATGAAACTTTTTAGTCAATTGAATGCTCTGTTCACAGGCACAAACGTTTCTAATAAGactttcgaaaattttgagaaaggATATTACAGAGAAATAATTGTTGATTCTTATAAGAATGCTACGTCCCATATTGCTAGCACCGCTTACAAAGGAAGTAATCCTAGTTTTTTGATGTCTTTCATTTCCTTAGTTGATACTCTTTCGACCATTGTAAGTAACATTTACGGCCTTGTAACCGATGGTTCATCCAATAAAAAGCACTCTTCAACTCAAATATGTGGCTCCTATTCGAACACTGTTAAAGTTGATGGTAAAGAATTCGGatatataatttacaaGTATTCGAAAAATGGTCATGGTTGTAACTTTGCAAAAGGTAGTGACTTGGAAGTGGTCTTGATCGAAGCTATTGATACCAAATTTCCAAGAGGTATAACAGGGGTATGTGTCACTTTATTCCATGATGAATCTAGAGTTGCTTATGCTAAATTCATTATGGCTGATAGTAAGATGAATTTTAGTGACGTTGCTTGTGAAGCGGTTTCCGGTTGGGATGCACCAGGGTCTGTGGCTGGTACAGTATCTGCttaa
- the KAFR0B00150 gene encoding uncharacterized protein, whose product MVAAICKKCAASNLCCLGGAILTTIVAAAVAISFDSSAGGSTDYYTKRGLSDMVNVTYEMRNWTESFTASGLQLISAFNLTDTYEKRDDNVLPLQPYIHFSSEYGNHVAVNFGDGTLNHWQKPS is encoded by the coding sequence ATGGTTGCTGCTATTTGCAAAAAGTGTGCCGCGAGTAACCTTTGCTGCCTCGGCGGTGCTATTTTGACGACTATAGTTGCTGCGGCAGTCGCCATAAGTTTCGACAGTTCAGCGGGAGGATCAACTGATTATTACACTAAAAGAGGTCTTAGTGATATGGTAAACGTTACTTATGAAATGAGAAACTGGACGGAATCCTTTACTGCATCAGGTcttcaattaatttctgCCTTTAATCTCACTGATACATATGAAAAGAGAGATGATAATGTTTTGCCTCTGCAGCCATATATTCATTTCAGCAGTGAATACGGTAATCATGTGGCAGTGAATTTCGGTGATGGGACTTTAAATCATTGGCAGAAGCCATCCTGA